CGGTGTCAACTTCCACAGCGTCACGCGTGACAGCGGCTCGGGCACCCGCAACCAGGGCGCCAACAACCTCGTCCTCGACCCGAGCTTCGGCCAGGGTGAGCGCGACCGCGTCCAGCTCATCGACGCCAACGGCGACTCGATTGGCGCCGAAGCCAACCCGCGTCGCGACCGTCTCGGCGGTGGCAGCGCGCCCAACACGGCCGAATACGGCCCGTCGGCCATCGCCACCTTCGCCGACAAGCGTTCCGGCTCGTCCGCCCTTCGCCCCACGGTCCAGAGCCAGCGCATGGCGTTGGGCGTCCTGTCCGTCGGCGACGTCGGCACGCGAGGCTTGAGCCCCACCGAGGATCGACCCGTCCGCGTCCTAGCTATCGACTTCGAAGGCGATGACTTCGTCGGCACGGGTGATCCCGGCGCCGTCCAGCCGACCGCGGACAACGTCACCAGCGGCAAGTACCAGCTCTGGTCCGCCGCCCAGGCCGTCACGGTTCGCGGCACGCTCGCAACCGGTGCCGACTCCAATGGCCAGCTGACCGGTGGCACGAGTCAGGCCGCCAGCGTCAACGGTGCCCTCTTCAATCCCGACGGCAGCCTCGCCGGCGGCACCATCCTGAACGACGTCGACGACGACGGCTCGGGCACCGGCATCGTCAAGAAGTTTCTCCAGAACATTACTTCCGAAGGTTCGCTGCAGGACTTCACGGCCCCTGACCCCAACACGGTCACGCCGCTCGACTCGATCATCGCCGCCGGCTTCATCCCGCTGCCGCTGATGGACGTCACCAAGACGTTCGACGGCGACACGCAGACGACCGACACCCGCTCAACCGATGCCGACGCGATCTACGCCGGCTCCGCCGGTGACGAGCTCCGTGCCAACCTGACCTTCGCCCGTGCTGGCGACTACAACGGTGCCGCCGCGACGCAGCAGCGTTACCGCATCTATGACGTCGCCAACACCAGCGACAAGCGCAACAACCCGGTCGGCAACGTCGAGATTCCCTTCACCGACCGCATCTTCCTCGCCGGTGACCTGACGGGTGACGGCGTTCGTGACCTCGAGGACGTCGAAGCCTGGGCAACCGCGTTTGCCGACACGGCTGACTTCCTCGCGGCCAACACCGACATCACCTCGGGTGGCCCGACCGTCGTCAGCACCGCCCCAGGCGGCGAGCTCGATGCGACCGACGTCCTCGATCAGCAGCGTGCAGGCCTGCTCGCCCTGACCGACCTGAACGGCGACGGCAACGTCGAAGTCGTCGGACCGGGTGGCGTTGTCGAATACAAGCCCGAGAACTACGCCGAGTTCGGTGCCAATGCTGGCGTCGCCGGTGGCGTTGATCGCGTCGTCGCCATCAGCCGCGAAGACGTCCGCTTCTTCCTCTACGGCTCGGCCGTCGACACCTCGGCCTTCGCAACCGCCCAGGAGAAGCGTGAGCTCGGTGTCCGTCTCGGCCAGCTCAAGAAGAACGAGGCCATCGCTCGCTACAACGCCCAGCTCGACCTGCTCGCCACCAACGGCGACATCACGCAGGGCGAGGCCGACGCCGCCAAGTTCGATCCGCTGGACGTCAACCATGACGACATCAGCGAGCTCGAAGACGCCCGCATCGTCGATCGCAACATCGGGAAGGACTACACCAACCTGACCGACGTCATCACGACCGGCGACGACCTCATCGCCGCCGAGCTGACCGATGACAACGTCATCACCTTCGTCAGTGTCGACGGCGTCACAAGCGACTTCGAGACCATCTATGAGGGTCTCGTCGCCGAGAACAAGGCCGTTCGGGCAGACTTCGACCTGAACGGGACCGTCAATCTGGCCGACTTCGGTGCACTTCGCGCCGGCTTCGGTGGCAGCTCGGTCGGCGTTGGCTACAGCAGCGGCGAAACCGACTACGACGGCGACACCGATCTTTCCGACTTCGGCACGCTCCGGGCGAACTTCAATGCCACCGTCGGCAGCAGCTCGGTCGCATTCGACGTCAGCGACAACCTCGACTTCGAGCTCCTCGTCAACTGGAACACCGGTGAGGTCACCCTCGTCGGCTCCGGTGACATCGCCGGCATCCAGGTGCTGAGCGGAGACGACGACCTTGTCGAAGGTCAGGTCGATCTGCTCGGGCTGACGGAGCTCATTGATTCCGCCGGCAACATCGCTGGCGGCCTCGTGTCGGGTTCCATCGCCCTCGACGGCACCTACAGCCTCGGCGACATCGTCAGCCGGTTCGGTGGCAAGGATCTCGACGTGAGCCTCCTGGGTGCGGGCGGCACGCTCTACGCCCCGGCGATCACGCTGATCCCCGAGCCGACCCTGGGCCTGGCGGGCTTTGCGGCGGGCAGTCTGCTCCTCCGCCGTCGCCGGCAGGCTTGATCTGATGCGTTGAGAGGCGATGTATCGCTTCTCTTCGAAATACCTATCTTCACAACTCTGCCCCGCCTCTCACATGTTGAGGCGGGGCAGCTTCGTTTGTTGGGCGAGCGAAGCGGCCGAAAACAGCCGCTGAGCAGTCTGAGGGTGAGTTCCAGCTGCTCCTGCGTACTTCGATGAAGAAAAATCCCGCTGAGGCTGAATTTTGCCGTTCCGCGATGGGGCAGACGTTGTAAAGTGCGTCCGTTGGGTGACCGGCGTCGGTCGCCGGATCCCCCTGGCTTGTGCACTCTTTGCCACCAGTAACCATCCCCATCCACGTGGAGACGGAGAAACCGCTCATGAAGACCACCATTCTTGCTGCCGCTGTCGCGGCTGTTGCCGTTCCGAGCCTCGCCTCGGCCCAGGATTTCTCGTTCATTGTCGATCCGGCCACCGGCGGCGTGACGCTTGAATCGAGTGTGCCGTTTGCCGGCTTCACTTTCACAAGTGACTCCGATGCCCTTCTGCCGGACAACCTCCCGTTTGCGGGTGGCAACCCGGGCTCGGGCCTCATCCTGCTCGATCCGAACACGTTTACCGTTCTCTCGGTCTTGAGCTCGCTTCCTTCCGACATTTCGGGCGGAACGACCGGTGCCGCAGTCGGTGCTGGTGTCTACGACCTTGGCTCGATCGTTGACATCGCTGCCCTCAGCGATGGTCCGGACGCTGGCCTCGCTCTGACGTACCTGACTGACACCAATGAGGTGCAGCCCGGCGTCGTCGTGATTCCTGAGCCGGCCACCGCTGGCCTCATGGGCATCGCCTCGCTCGGCCTGCTCCGTCGCCGCCGCGCCTGAGTCACCCGACGACTCAGTCGCAGGTCACGGACCTGACTCTGCAGCGACCCGCTGGCCTCGGCCGGCGGGTCGTTGCTTTTCGTAGTTACGCCATCGCCGGAACATCAACAGTCCCAGCCTCCGACCTACGCTCTCGCGTGGCCGGCACTCGTGAACAGCTCCATGCGCCGTGGCGGATGGAGTACATCCGATCGCTCGAAAAGGACCCAGTCGGTCGCGATCCGCTCGCCGATCGGTTCGCCGGGTGTTTCCTCTGTGCTGCCGCCAACATCGACGTCGCTGTTGCGGAGCTGGGCGAGGAGCGATCCGCCGCCATGCGACGCCGGCTGGTCATTCGCATCAGCGACCACTGCGTCAGCGTCATCAACCGCTTCCCCTACACCAGCGGCCACGTCATGGTCGCCCCGAGACGCCACGTCGCGGAACTCGAACATCTCACGGCTGACGAGGCGATGGACTTGCATTCCGAAACTGTCCGCGTCATCCAGCTGCTTCGCGACGTCATGAACCCGCAAGGCTTCAACGTCGGCATCAACCTCGGCACCGCTGCTGGCGCAGGCATCCCCGGCCACCTGCATCGTCACATCGTGCCTCGCTGGGCGGGCGACACGAACTTCATGAGCGTCGTCGGCGACGTCCGTGTCGTCCCACAGATGCCCGAGACACTCTGGGACATCCTCCAGGAACGCCTCGGTCGCGGCTGATCAGGCCCGACCGAGTCCGACCGCCTGACGCAGTTCTCGGAGTTCTCGCGGCGTGAGCGGCCGGCTGGACCCCTCGGGCAGCTCACGCATCTGCAGTGGCCCGATCCGCGTTCGTCGGAGGTCGCGGACCTTGTGCCCGAGCGACGCCAGCATTCGGCGGATCTGCCGATTCCGGCCCTCCTTGATTGTCAGCTCCAGGACGCTCCGCTCGCGATCCCGGCGGACGATTTTGATCGTCGCCGGTGCAGTCTTGCTGCCACGGGTGGTCGTGCGATCGACCAGGAAGATGCCGTCACCCAGCTCATCCGCGGCTTCGGGCGTGACTTCGCCATCACAGACGACGCGGTAGGTCTTGGGCACGCCGAATGACGGATGCGTGAGCCGATGAGTCAGTTCGCCGTCGTCCGTGAGCAGCAGCAATCCCCGGCTTGTCGCATCCAGTCGACCGACAGGCCAGACACGCCGGCGAAAGTCAGGTGGCAGGAGGTCGATCGCCAGTGTCTGCCGACGCCCGGCCGTCGTCTGGGCGACGTTCGTGCAGACCACATGCTCCGGCTTGTTCATCAGGATATACGCATGCGAAGATCGCTTTCCGCCCGGACGCGCAGCCGCCGGACCCCGCACCCGCTCGCCGTCGACGCGGAGCTCGTCTGAGGCCGGATCGACAAGGCACGGCAGCCTGCGGACGACGTCGCCGTTGACCGTCACCCGACCTGCCAGAACCAGCTCTTCGCACGCGCGACGCGAGGCGACGCCGGCGCCAGCGAGGACCTTCTGAATGCGTTCTCGTCCATCGTCCGTCACGGACGGGCACGATAGGAAGTCGTTGCGTCACTCGACCGGTCGCTGCTGTTGCAGCAGCCAATCGACCGCGTCGCCGATGGCGTGCTGGACAATGCCGACGTGGCCTTCGTCTTCGTAGAGCTGAAATCGCGCCGGCGAACCCGCGTCGCGAACCGCCTGCACAACGGATTCGAGACGTTCGACGCGAAAGATCCTGTCACGACCCGCCGCCAGCATGAACGTCGGCAGTGCGTTCGTCGCCACCACCGGTCGGCCGCCACCCGCGACCAGGGCGACCGCAGCAAACGTCTCGTTCACCGGCCCGTCCGGATCGCCCAGCGTCCAACCCGTCAGCGTGATCGCCCCGAGCGAGTGGCCGACGGCGTAAACACGACGCTCGTCGACCGGATACCGCTCGACCAGAGCCTCGACCAGATCAACCGCCCTGTCGCCGCGTCCGACCAGCGGGTACGTCTGCGGCGAGACCAGAATGAACCCTTCGCGATCGGCAAGACGCCGCAGCTTCCCATCGCCGTAGCCGAGGATGAACATGTTCTCGTCCGCACCGGCTCCGTGGAGCGCGACAATCAGCGGGACCGGCTTGGCGTCGCGAACGACGTAGGACGGCACGTGCACGATGGCCGGTAGACCCGCGAAGGTCGCCCAGTACGTGCCGGCCTTGCCGACGTACGGATCACGCCCTTCCACCACTGCCGATGTCTCGCAAACGAGGTCGCGCGCCAGCGTGTGCGGCAGCTCGACAAGCGACGCCGGCCGACCTTCCACGCCGATCGGCTGAAGCAGCTTGAGCCGATCACGAAGGACATCGGCGGCCTGCGATGTCTGGCCCGCCGCGTCGAGCCTTGCCGTCAGCTCCCTCGCGAGCGCCGGCGGCGTCTTGTCGACGACGCTGAACTCGTGCCGCAGCCAGAAGACGCCATTCGTGCCGAGAAAGCCCAGCTGATAGTCGCCGGCCTTGCGAACGCGCGTCTCGATGCTCTGGCCGTCGGGATCCATCCGGAACGTCGCGAGCGTCTTGTCGCCGTTGCGGATGACCATCGGCAGGCGTCGCGGCTGACGTTCGACGTCGTACATCGGCTTGACGCTGATGCCGAACGTTTCCCCGGCCAGCGGAATCGGCGGGTCGAGCCGGATGAGCGTCGCCCGAGCCGCCCGATCGACCGGGCCGTCCAGCTCGATCGGCAGCATCGCGTCGGTCATGCGCGCGAACTCCTGCGCCGCACGCGTCCACTGCTGGCGAAAAACGAGGCCAGAAAGCCAGTCGTACCGGCGATTGACCTGCCGCCGAAGATCGCCAGTCGGCGGATGCGTTTCGAGGGTTCGCTCGAAGGTTTGGAAGCTCCGCGCGACGTCGTACGGGCCGATCTCGATCTGGGCGACGCTCGGCCGGGTCGTCTGCGCCCACGCTGCCGAGCACGACAGCAGTAAGACCAGTCCGACACGACACAAGAACGACCACATCGCAGAGACCGTACGGTCCCGTGTGTCGCGAGACCCGACGCCACCCGATCAAGCCGCCGGAGCGATCGCCCTGCCGGTCGTCGAGGAGCCGTGGTACGCCGACGGCCTGCGGTTTCGCTGCACGACCTGCGGGAACTGCTGCACGGGCCCGGCGGGCTATGTCTGGATCGACGACGAAGAAGTCGCCGGCTTGGCCGAGCACCTGAAGCTCGAAGAGCGCGACTTCCGCAAGCAGTTCGTCCGCAAGATCGGCAAGCGGCTGAGCCTTCGCGAGCACCGCCAGCCCAACGGCGAGTACGACTGCGTCTTCCTGAAGCCACTCCCCGGCGACAAGCCTGGCCGACGCAAACGCGGCTGCAGCATCTATCAGCACCGGCCATTGCAGTGCCGCACCTGGCCCTTCTGGGGCGGCGTGCTCCAGAGCAGAGAGGCGTGGGACCACTGCAAATCGACCTGCCCCGGCATGGATTCCCCAAAAGGCCGGCACTACACCGCAGACGAAATCGAAGCCATCCGCGACGCCGACGACTGGCCGAAGTCGCCGCCATCGTCCGCCTAGCGATGGAAGACTAAGCGGTCATCCTGAGCGAGCGCAGCGAGTCGAAGGACCTCGTTTGAGCGAGCGTGCAGAGGCAATCGAGGTCCCTCGGCTGCGCTCGGGATGACGGAGGGAGGTCGCGAACCGCGATCTCCGGCCGTTCCGGAGAACGTGCCGCAGTGGTAGCTTTCACGCATGCGACGACTTCTGACCGCTGCCTTGCTTGCCGCGACGCCTGCGGCGTTTGCTGACGACATCGAAACGCTCGACTTCTCCTACGCCCTGCCCAACGGCGAAGAGGCTACCTCGGTCGTCTTCTTTCCAGAGGAGGCCGAAGGGGAAGAGGTGCCGGTCATCTTCGTCATTCCTGAGTGGTGGGGCCTGAACGACTACGCGAAGATGCGTGCCGAAGACCTCGCCCACGAGGGCTACGTCGCCATCGCGCTCGACATGTACGGCGGCGACCGGGTAACCGAAGACCCCGGCCAGGCCGGACAGTGGGCAGGTGCCGCCCAGCAAGTCGGGCTCGGCGTGCTGGCCGGTGCCGGGATCGATGCGGCGGAGGCAGCGCTGGACGACCTCGACATCGACGCCGACGGCATGGGTGCGATCGGCTTCTGCTTCGGCGGCTCCACGGTGGTGGCGCTGGCTCAGAGCGACTGGGCCGACCGGCTCGACGGCGTCGTCAGCTTCCACGGCGGGCTGTCGAAGGACTCCGCTCCGCAAGGCGACTACGCCGGCCCGCCGATGCTAATCCTCCATGGCGGGGCCGATCCGCTCGTCCCGCCGGACGCGTTCGGCGGGTTCGTTCAACAGGCCGTGACTGCCGGTGTGCCGCTGTCGATCGTCAACTTCCCCGACGCTGTCCACGCCTTCACGAATCCCGGTGCCGACGCCAAGGCCGAGGAGTATCCACAACTCGCCGGTGCGATCGCCTTCGATGAAGAGGCGACGGAGGTCAGCTTCGAAGTGATGTTCGAGTTCTTCGAAATCACCATCGGCGAGCTGGACGATGATTGAGGGCGGAGACTTGTGACTCGTGAACTTGTTACTCGGGCAGAGCGACTCGTGGCTCTGGCCCAAGTTCACCCTCACCGCGCCAAACAATTCACCAATCACTCAGGATCCGGAAGCTCCGCGACGAAGCCAGCCAGCGTCTGCAGGCTCGGCGACTCCGCGCTCCGGACGTAGTGGCCACTGGTGGCGACGCCGCAGCAGAGGCTTTGTTCGAGATCGAGCCCAAGCGTTCGGCCGAGCATGAAGCCAGCGTTGAAGTGGTCGCCGGCACCGGTGCTGATCTTCGGCTGCTTCACGAACGGTCCAGCGAACTCCGCAGACGCATCGGCCGTCGCCGCGGCGGCACCGGCACGCGGGTGGACGACCGCACAGTGGATGCCGAGCGCTTCACGGATCGCTGACGCCGCACCGGGCAGGTCATCGGTCGTCGGCTCGTCGAGCTTCAGCACGGCCGCAACCTGCTTCGCTTCGCTCAGGTTCATGCCGAGCGTGACGTCGGCGAACTCCTGCATTTTGCCGAGCAGCTTGACCGCGTAGCTTAAATCGTCGCGTGTCCGCTTCTCGGGGTCGGCCAAGTCAACGAAGACGTGACGACGCGGCCCGTTGGTCCACTCGGGCAGCTCGCCAAGCACGTCGCCGATGAGCTTGGCCCAGATGCGGCTCATCTGCGGCAACATCGTCCAGTTGACCATCGCGACCAGCTTGCTCCGGCCGAGCAGCCGCTCGAACGTCTCGGGCCCGAGCCGGCCGACGAGGTTTTCCCACGTGATGTCCTTGAGCGACTCGTGCTTGCCGAACATCAGCTTGCCGTCGCTGAACTCCAGGGCGTCGGTGAACGCCGGCTGGGCGATGCTGCGGATGTCCGCACGCCTGCCGAACTCGGCGAAGATCGGATCGACGTCCGGGTAGCCGAGGTTGCCGACGTAGGTGACGTCCAGCCCAAACGACGCGAGCGCGTTGGCCATGATCGGCCCGTTGCCGCCGAGCTTCCGGGTCTTGACGACCAGCTCCAGGTTCGAGCTCATCCCGGCCGCCGCGGAAATCTTGCTTCCGAGGCGATCAATGCTCTCGACTGCCGCGTAGTCGGTCGCACTCTCCCGCGTCTCGACGACATCGCAGATGGTGTCGATGAAGCCGTCGAACCCCACGAGACACGTCAGCGAAGAGGCGGACCCCGAGGCGTCGGAAAGGGCTTTTGCGGTCGCTTGGCAAACGTCGGCGCGGGCTGTCATGGCGCGATGATACCGAGCCGCCTGATCCTGATCAGGACCATCTCGCGTTGTCGCAGGTCGATCGTTATGGTGGCCGCGCCAAACCATGCCACGCGTCCGCAAAGCCGTCATTACTGCCGCTGGTCGCGGCACCCGTCAGTACCCGGCGACCAGTGCGTTGCAGAAGGAGATGATCACGCTGGTCGATCGCGACGGGCTGACCAAGCCGACGCTCCAGCTCATCCTTGAAGAGTGCGTCGAGAGCGGCATCGACGAGATCTGCATCGTCGTCAGCCCCGGCGGTGACACGGCCCTGCGCGAGTACTTCAAGCGGATGGACGACCAGACCGCCCGCTCCTTCCGCGGCAAGGACTGGGCAATCCTCGAAAGCGAAAACCTCGGCAGCATCGGCGATCGCTTGACCTTCGTGACGCAGGAAACGCCCGAAGGCTTCGGGCATGCCGTCTACCAAGCACGCGACTTTGTGGGTGACGAGCCGTTCGTCCTGCTCCTGGGCGATCACGTCTACATCAGCGACGAGAAGGACCGGTGCGTCCTGCAGCTCATCAAGACCTTCGAGAAGTTCGGCCTCGACGCGTGCACCGGCGTTCAGCCAACGATCGAGCGGCTGCTCTACCTCTTCGGCACGATCAAGGGAAAGCCTTACGACGTCGAAAAGGGGCTCTTTCAAGCAGAACTAATCATCGAAAAGCCGGACGTCGAGGTCGCTCGCGAGAAGCTCGTCACACCCGGCTTGCCCGCGGGTAACTTCCTGACGCACTTCGGCATCCACGTCTTCGGGCCGGGCATCTTCGATTCGATCGAGCACCACATCACCAACAACATCCGCGACAAGGGCGAGATTCAGTTCACCAGCGCCCAGGAGCACCTTCGCCAGAACTGCGAGATGTACTGGGCCCAGATCGTCCGTGGGCAGCGATACGACATGGGCATTCCCTACGGCCTGATCGAGACGCAGCTCGCCCTGGCGTTGGCGAGCGACCACCGTGCGCAGGTCTGTGAGGCGATCGCCCGCATCCTGGCGATGCAGATCAAGGAGTGACCATGAAACGCTTTCGAATGATGCTGCTCGCTCTTCCGCTTCTGGCACTCCTTGCCGGCTGCGAGCTCGAGCCCGAGGACGAGCCGTTGTCGGCACAGGACGCACTCGACGCGGACCGGCGAATGCAGGCCGACGCGGATGCGTTGCTGCGTGAGAAGAGCCCGAACGACGTCGTCCCGCCGGCACTTGTCACACCTCAGGAGCAATGAGGCAGCTGCGTTCGTACACTTGTGGTGCCATGGACCGCTCGCTGCTAGCACTGCTTCTCGTCGTCTTGACCGCTACCGGCCTCGCCGGATGTGCAACGCGTGAGAACCCGGACGACCTCGACGTTGCGGCCGTCCCGCTGGAGTACGACGAGGCCATGCTCGTCCGCGACTGGCCTCGCACCACGACGCACTACCTCGGCGGTGGCGTTCAAGCTGGGCCGAGCTACTACCCGCTCGCGCCGGCCGGGCTGGCTGAAGAAGACAAGGGCGACGAGAACATCGCACGCCTGACGGACGGCCTGTTCTTCCTCGTCAACACGGCGATTCTGCCGGTCCAGCTCATCCTCGATCCGCCGGTGATGAGCGAGACCTACCGGCCTGGCGATGTCGCGCCGACTTTCCACGCAGTCCCGCCGATGGATCGTCGTGTCGAGACGCTGACGCCCGTCGTCGTCGTAGCCGAGGCAGAAGCAGCACCGACGACGCGACCTGACGAGGCGGCTGTCCAGCCGAAGGACGAGCCCGAAGTCGAGTCCCCCGTCGAGGAAACGACCAGGCCGACGACCCGGGTCTTTCTGCCGGCCAAGTGATCCTGCCGTGTCGGCCGACCCGTCGCACCCGTTCGTCTCTCGCGGCGGCCTGAAACTCGACGCCGCCCTGCGTGCCTTTGACCTCTCCGTCGAGGGCTGTGTCGCGTGCGACCTCGGCTGCAGCACGGGTGGCTTCACGGACGTCCTGCTGCGTCACGGTGCCGCCCGGGTCTACGCCGTCGACACCGGCTACGGCGTGCTCGATTGGAAGCTTCGCAACGACCCGCGCATCGTCGTCATGGAGCGACAGAACGCGATGCATGTCGAGCTGCCGGAGCCGGTCGACCTCGTCGTCGCCGACGCCGGCTGGACCCGGCAAGTAAAGCTGCTGCCGAACGTCGTCAAGCTGCTCGGCGAGACGGGAGGCGATGTCGTGACACTCGTCAAGCCGCACTACGAGGTGCCACGCGACGCCGTGCCGCGCGGCGGCGTGCTGGCAGACGACGTCGCCCGCGCGACGCTCGAACGCCTCTTGCCCGAGATCGTGGCCTTCGGGTTCGAAGTCCTCGGCACGATCGACAGCCCCATCCGCGGCAGCCGGGGCAAAACCGCTCACGGGAACATCGAGTTTCTGGTCCACCTTCGACGCTCTTCTGACGCCGTGTGACCTCGGGCATTGCCCCATCGCGTTGCGTTCGCCATCATCAGTCCCATGCCGAAGCGCGACCCTTGCATTCTCGTCATCTTCGGTGCCAGCGGAGACCTTGCGAAACTGAAGCTGCTGCCGGCGTTGTACAAGCTCGCATCGCAGAAGTTGCTGCCGG
This DNA window, taken from Planctomycetota bacterium, encodes the following:
- a CDS encoding dienelactone hydrolase family protein, translating into MRRLLTAALLAATPAAFADDIETLDFSYALPNGEEATSVVFFPEEAEGEEVPVIFVIPEWWGLNDYAKMRAEDLAHEGYVAIALDMYGGDRVTEDPGQAGQWAGAAQQVGLGVLAGAGIDAAEAALDDLDIDADGMGAIGFCFGGSTVVALAQSDWADRLDGVVSFHGGLSKDSAPQGDYAGPPMLILHGGADPLVPPDAFGGFVQQAVTAGVPLSIVNFPDAVHAFTNPGADAKAEEYPQLAGAIAFDEEATEVSFEVMFEFFEITIGELDDD
- a CDS encoding PfkB family carbohydrate kinase, which produces MTARADVCQATAKALSDASGSASSLTCLVGFDGFIDTICDVVETRESATDYAAVESIDRLGSKISAAAGMSSNLELVVKTRKLGGNGPIMANALASFGLDVTYVGNLGYPDVDPIFAEFGRRADIRSIAQPAFTDALEFSDGKLMFGKHESLKDITWENLVGRLGPETFERLLGRSKLVAMVNWTMLPQMSRIWAKLIGDVLGELPEWTNGPRRHVFVDLADPEKRTRDDLSYAVKLLGKMQEFADVTLGMNLSEAKQVAAVLKLDEPTTDDLPGAASAIREALGIHCAVVHPRAGAAAATADASAEFAGPFVKQPKISTGAGDHFNAGFMLGRTLGLDLEQSLCCGVATSGHYVRSAESPSLQTLAGFVAELPDPE
- a CDS encoding YkgJ family cysteine cluster protein; translation: MSRDPTPPDQAAGAIALPVVEEPWYADGLRFRCTTCGNCCTGPAGYVWIDDEEVAGLAEHLKLEERDFRKQFVRKIGKRLSLREHRQPNGEYDCVFLKPLPGDKPGRRKRGCSIYQHRPLQCRTWPFWGGVLQSREAWDHCKSTCPGMDSPKGRHYTADEIEAIRDADDWPKSPPSSA
- a CDS encoding TlyA family RNA methyltransferase — translated: MSADPSHPFVSRGGLKLDAALRAFDLSVEGCVACDLGCSTGGFTDVLLRHGAARVYAVDTGYGVLDWKLRNDPRIVVMERQNAMHVELPEPVDLVVADAGWTRQVKLLPNVVKLLGETGGDVVTLVKPHYEVPRDAVPRGGVLADDVARATLERLLPEIVAFGFEVLGTIDSPIRGSRGKTAHGNIEFLVHLRRSSDAV
- a CDS encoding pseudouridine synthase; translated protein: MTDDGRERIQKVLAGAGVASRRACEELVLAGRVTVNGDVVRRLPCLVDPASDELRVDGERVRGPAAARPGGKRSSHAYILMNKPEHVVCTNVAQTTAGRRQTLAIDLLPPDFRRRVWPVGRLDATSRGLLLLTDDGELTHRLTHPSFGVPKTYRVVCDGEVTPEAADELGDGIFLVDRTTTRGSKTAPATIKIVRRDRERSVLELTIKEGRNRQIRRMLASLGHKVRDLRRTRIGPLQMRELPEGSSRPLTPRELRELRQAVGLGRA
- a CDS encoding HIT domain-containing protein, yielding MAGTREQLHAPWRMEYIRSLEKDPVGRDPLADRFAGCFLCAAANIDVAVAELGEERSAAMRRRLVIRISDHCVSVINRFPYTSGHVMVAPRRHVAELEHLTADEAMDLHSETVRVIQLLRDVMNPQGFNVGINLGTAAGAGIPGHLHRHIVPRWAGDTNFMSVVGDVRVVPQMPETLWDILQERLGRG
- a CDS encoding sugar phosphate nucleotidyltransferase; translation: MPRVRKAVITAAGRGTRQYPATSALQKEMITLVDRDGLTKPTLQLILEECVESGIDEICIVVSPGGDTALREYFKRMDDQTARSFRGKDWAILESENLGSIGDRLTFVTQETPEGFGHAVYQARDFVGDEPFVLLLGDHVYISDEKDRCVLQLIKTFEKFGLDACTGVQPTIERLLYLFGTIKGKPYDVEKGLFQAELIIEKPDVEVAREKLVTPGLPAGNFLTHFGIHVFGPGIFDSIEHHITNNIRDKGEIQFTSAQEHLRQNCEMYWAQIVRGQRYDMGIPYGLIETQLALALASDHRAQVCEAIARILAMQIKE
- a CDS encoding PEP-CTERM sorting domain-containing protein, with the protein product MKTTILAAAVAAVAVPSLASAQDFSFIVDPATGGVTLESSVPFAGFTFTSDSDALLPDNLPFAGGNPGSGLILLDPNTFTVLSVLSSLPSDISGGTTGAAVGAGVYDLGSIVDIAALSDGPDAGLALTYLTDTNEVQPGVVVIPEPATAGLMGIASLGLLRRRRA